In a single window of the Nocardioides massiliensis genome:
- a CDS encoding quinone-dependent dihydroorotate dehydrogenase translates to MTLYERAFASVAVRIDAETAHHQAFRAIRAARPALAALDRVRPGPARPVTAMGLEFAHPLGLAAGFDKNAVGIDALAALGFAFVEVGTVTGRAQPGNPRPRLFRLPDDRVIVNRMGFNNDGAEAVAQRLAARAAKRNRRERPARGPVLGVNIGKTKVVDENDEAAVLGDYGLSARLLSPYADYLVVNVSSPNTPGLRSLQAVERLEPLLAHVRRTADQATDAAGRDRVPLLVKIAPDLADEDVTGVADLALALGLDGIVATNTTISRDDLTSDQQVVAALGAGGISGPVVAARATEVLRLLRATVGDDLTIIGVGGIDDVDEARARLAAGATLLQAYTGFVYGGPAWPRRIARGLEEHPHP, encoded by the coding sequence GTGACCCTCTATGAGCGGGCCTTCGCCTCGGTCGCCGTCCGTATCGACGCCGAGACCGCCCATCACCAGGCGTTCCGGGCGATCCGCGCCGCGCGTCCGGCGCTCGCCGCGCTCGACCGGGTGCGGCCGGGTCCGGCGCGCCCGGTGACCGCGATGGGTCTGGAGTTCGCGCACCCGCTCGGGTTGGCCGCCGGCTTCGACAAGAACGCCGTCGGCATCGACGCGCTCGCCGCGCTGGGGTTCGCGTTCGTCGAGGTCGGCACGGTCACCGGCCGGGCGCAGCCCGGCAACCCCCGCCCGCGGCTGTTCCGCCTGCCCGACGACCGCGTGATCGTCAACCGGATGGGTTTCAACAACGACGGTGCCGAGGCGGTCGCCCAGCGGCTCGCGGCGCGCGCGGCTAAGCGGAACCGGCGGGAGCGGCCGGCACGGGGACCGGTCCTGGGCGTCAACATCGGCAAGACGAAGGTCGTCGACGAGAACGACGAGGCGGCCGTCCTCGGCGACTACGGCCTCAGCGCACGCCTGCTCTCGCCGTACGCCGACTACCTGGTCGTCAACGTCAGCTCGCCCAACACCCCGGGACTGCGGTCGCTGCAGGCGGTGGAGCGGCTCGAGCCGCTGCTGGCGCACGTGCGTCGCACCGCCGACCAGGCCACGGACGCCGCCGGGCGCGACCGGGTGCCGTTGCTGGTGAAGATCGCGCCCGACCTGGCTGACGAGGACGTCACCGGCGTCGCCGACCTGGCGCTCGCGCTCGGCCTCGACGGCATCGTCGCCACCAACACGACGATCTCGCGCGACGACCTGACCTCCGACCAGCAGGTCGTGGCAGCCCTCGGCGCCGGCGGCATCTCCGGACCGGTGGTCGCCGCGCGTGCCACCGAGGTCCTGCGGCTGCTGCGTGCCACAGTGGGCGACGACCTGACGATCATCGGCGTGGGAGGGATCGACGACGTGGACGAGGCGCGTGCCCGGCTCGCGGCAGGGGCGACCCTGCTGCAGGCCTACACCGGATTCGTGTACGGCGGACCGGCCTGGCCCCGGCGGATCGCGCGGGGGCTCGAGGAGCACCCGCACCCGTGA
- a CDS encoding iron-sulfur cluster-binding protein translates to MTAPRVLHTDAEVLAHKRAGSLHVVTLVAPGVAELHRPGTFAELTLGGPDSDRLARHAFWILRTRPSGTYGSTIELLVAERDPGTRWLVQTAPGTAVPLTAPLGRPFALPREAVTCTLVAHEDGVAAVLGLAGRLKERGCVVHVVLGAASDARLYGALDLRRTARTVQVVTADGSVGRRGELAEVLPAVLDEQRPEVVYAAGPVPLLRATAAEAEARGAWSQVAYAGAMPCGVGHCLGCLVPVVGEDAVARNVRACTEGPVFRGDRVRWDEVTS, encoded by the coding sequence GTGACGGCTCCCCGGGTGCTCCACACCGACGCGGAGGTGCTCGCCCACAAGCGCGCCGGCAGCCTCCACGTGGTGACCCTGGTCGCCCCCGGCGTCGCCGAGCTGCACCGGCCCGGGACCTTCGCCGAGCTCACCCTCGGCGGACCCGACAGCGACCGGCTGGCCCGGCACGCCTTCTGGATCCTGCGCACCCGACCGTCGGGCACCTACGGGAGCACCATCGAGCTGCTCGTCGCCGAGCGCGACCCCGGCACCCGCTGGCTCGTGCAGACAGCACCCGGCACCGCCGTACCCCTGACCGCGCCGCTGGGCCGCCCCTTCGCCCTGCCGAGGGAGGCGGTGACCTGCACGCTCGTGGCCCACGAGGACGGTGTGGCCGCGGTGCTCGGGCTGGCCGGCCGGCTCAAGGAGCGCGGCTGCGTGGTCCACGTCGTGCTGGGTGCCGCGAGCGATGCGCGCCTCTATGGGGCGCTCGACCTGCGGCGTACGGCGCGCACGGTCCAGGTCGTCACCGCCGACGGCTCGGTCGGCCGGCGCGGTGAGCTCGCCGAGGTGCTGCCGGCGGTGCTCGACGAGCAGCGCCCGGAGGTCGTCTACGCCGCCGGACCGGTGCCGTTGCTGCGCGCGACCGCGGCCGAGGCCGAGGCCAGAGGGGCGTGGAGCCAGGTCGCGTACGCCGGCGCGATGCCGTGCGGCGTCGGCCACTGCCTGGGCTGCCTGGTGCCGGTGGTCGGGGAGGACGCCGTCGCCCGCAACGTGCGCGCCTGCACGGAGGGTCCGGTCTTCCGCGGGGACCGGGTGCGCTGGGACGAGGTGACCTCGTGA